The Ochrobactrum sp. BTU1 genome includes a region encoding these proteins:
- the cyoC gene encoding cytochrome o ubiquinol oxidase subunit III yields MTDIYLPEDEKPQFYLAEDHHPENSTLLGFWLYLMSDCLIFAVLFATYGVLGRNYAAGPSPADLFDLNLVALNTTMLLLSSITYGFAMLKMQRDEKTGTLFWLAITGVFGAIFLAIEIYEFSHLIREGAGPGRSAFLSSFFTLVGTHGLHVTFGIIWLITLMAQVQRHGLIIENRRRLMCLSMFWHFLDVIWIGVFSFVYLVGVVG; encoded by the coding sequence ATGACAGACATTTATCTGCCCGAAGACGAGAAGCCGCAATTCTATCTGGCCGAAGATCATCATCCGGAAAATAGCACATTGCTGGGTTTCTGGCTCTATTTAATGAGCGATTGCCTGATTTTTGCAGTCCTCTTTGCCACTTACGGTGTGCTCGGGCGAAATTATGCAGCCGGACCGTCACCAGCGGATCTTTTCGATCTTAATCTCGTTGCGCTCAACACTACAATGCTGCTTCTTTCGTCAATTACCTACGGCTTTGCCATGCTTAAAATGCAGCGCGATGAAAAAACAGGAACGCTGTTTTGGTTGGCGATCACCGGGGTTTTCGGCGCAATATTCCTTGCCATAGAAATCTACGAATTTAGCCACCTCATCAGGGAAGGTGCCGGACCTGGTCGCTCGGCATTTCTTTCATCGTTTTTCACGTTGGTCGGAACACATGGGCTCCATGTGACTTTCGGCATTATCTGGCTGATTACCCTGATGGCACAGGTGCAGCGCCACGGGCTCATAATCGAAAATCGCAGACGTCTTATGTGTCTTTCCATGTTTTGGCACTTCCTCGACGTCATTTGGATTGGAGTGTTCTCCTTTGTTTATCTCGTAGGAGTAGTCGGATGA
- the cyoB gene encoding cytochrome o ubiquinol oxidase subunit I: MIGGNSPTSTIFGRLSLEAIPYHEPILLLTFVVVAIGGLAIVSLITYFRLWSYLWNEWLTSVDHKKIGIMYVILALVMLLRGFADAVMMRIQQAIAFNGYEGYLPPHHYDQIFTAHGVIMIFFMAMPFVTGLMNYVVPLQIGARDVSFPFLNNFSFWMTTGGAVIIMMSLFVGEFARTGWLAYPPLSGIDYSPDVGVDYYIWGLQVAGVGTTLSGINLIATIVKMRAPGMSFMKMPIFTWTSLCTNILIVATFPILTATLALLSLDRYVGTNFFTNDLGGNPMMYINLIWIWGHPEVYILVLPAFGIFSEVVATFCGKRLFGYASMVYATCVIMILSYLVWLHHFFTMGSGASVNAFFGITTMIISIPTGAKMFNWLFTMYRGRIRFEVPMLWTIGFMFTFVIGGMTGVMLAIPPADFVLHNSLFLIAHFHNVIIGGVVFGLMAGLVYWWPKAFGYKLDPFWGKMSFWFWQIGFFVAFMPLYILGLKGVTRRVSQFEDGSLQIWFVIAALGVGLIALGIASFLVQLVVSYLKRDQLRDFTGDPWGGRTLEWSTSSPPPDYNFAFTPVVHDHDSWYDMKNRGYERPLTGFRSIHMPRNTGAGVVLAAISVVLAFALIWYIWWLAAVSLVALVVAAIGHTFNYHRDFYIAAETVAETEAARSNLLAG; the protein is encoded by the coding sequence ATGATCGGCGGTAACAGTCCTACGAGTACGATATTCGGGCGCCTTTCACTTGAGGCTATCCCTTATCATGAGCCTATTCTCCTACTGACCTTTGTTGTGGTCGCAATTGGCGGGTTAGCAATCGTGAGCCTGATTACATATTTCAGGCTGTGGAGCTATTTGTGGAACGAGTGGCTTACAAGTGTGGACCACAAAAAAATTGGCATAATGTACGTTATTCTGGCGCTGGTCATGTTGCTGCGTGGGTTTGCTGATGCCGTCATGATGCGAATACAGCAAGCAATCGCCTTTAACGGATACGAAGGCTATCTCCCCCCTCATCATTATGATCAAATCTTCACGGCCCACGGCGTGATTATGATTTTTTTCATGGCCATGCCATTTGTGACCGGACTCATGAATTACGTTGTTCCGCTTCAGATCGGTGCCCGTGACGTCTCCTTTCCTTTCCTCAACAATTTCTCATTCTGGATGACGACGGGTGGAGCTGTTATCATCATGATGTCGCTTTTTGTCGGCGAATTCGCACGCACAGGATGGCTCGCCTATCCGCCTCTCTCAGGCATTGATTACAGTCCGGATGTCGGGGTCGACTACTATATATGGGGACTACAAGTGGCTGGCGTGGGAACAACGCTGTCCGGGATCAATCTAATCGCCACAATAGTGAAGATGCGTGCACCTGGCATGTCCTTTATGAAAATGCCGATATTTACCTGGACATCGCTATGCACCAACATCTTGATTGTTGCGACGTTCCCCATTTTGACCGCTACGCTGGCATTGCTATCCCTGGATCGTTATGTGGGAACGAATTTCTTCACAAATGACCTTGGTGGCAATCCGATGATGTATATCAATCTCATCTGGATCTGGGGCCATCCGGAAGTCTACATCCTGGTACTGCCCGCTTTTGGCATTTTCTCCGAAGTCGTTGCGACCTTCTGCGGCAAGCGCTTGTTTGGCTATGCTTCAATGGTCTATGCGACATGCGTTATCATGATCCTCTCTTATCTCGTTTGGCTCCATCACTTCTTCACGATGGGCTCAGGCGCATCCGTTAACGCGTTTTTCGGTATCACAACGATGATCATTTCCATCCCGACAGGGGCGAAAATGTTCAACTGGCTATTTACAATGTACCGCGGTCGAATTCGCTTTGAGGTTCCGATGTTATGGACAATCGGCTTCATGTTCACCTTCGTTATCGGTGGCATGACGGGTGTCATGCTAGCCATCCCGCCGGCGGATTTCGTGCTTCACAACTCGCTCTTTCTTATAGCCCATTTTCACAATGTAATTATTGGCGGCGTCGTTTTTGGTCTGATGGCAGGACTGGTGTATTGGTGGCCAAAGGCTTTTGGCTACAAACTAGACCCGTTCTGGGGAAAAATGAGCTTCTGGTTCTGGCAAATCGGTTTTTTCGTCGCCTTTATGCCGCTCTACATTCTTGGCCTGAAAGGCGTGACCCGCCGTGTCAGTCAGTTCGAAGATGGGTCACTGCAAATTTGGTTTGTTATCGCGGCACTTGGTGTCGGGTTGATCGCACTTGGAATCGCATCTTTCCTCGTTCAGCTCGTTGTCAGTTACCTCAAACGTGATCAACTTCGCGATTTCACCGGCGACCCATGGGGAGGGCGAACACTAGAGTGGTCCACATCTTCGCCTCCACCCGACTATAACTTCGCCTTTACCCCAGTGGTTCACGATCATGACAGTTGGTACGACATGAAAAATCGCGGCTATGAACGTCCCCTTACCGGATTTCGTTCAATACACATGCCCCGAAACACCGGAGCAGGCGTGGTGCTCGCCGCCATAAGCGTGGTGCTTGCCTTTGCGCTGATTTGGTACATCTGGTGGTTGGCCGCGGTTTCGTTAGTTGCTTTGGTGGTCGCTGCAATCGGCCATACTTTCAATTATCATCGCGACTTCTACATTGCTGCCGAAACAGTAGCTGAAACGGAAGCCGCCCGTTCAAACCTTCTCGCAGGGTAG
- the cyoA gene encoding ubiquinol oxidase subunit II, with translation MHAFSSLLKKSIVSLIILSALAGCNMVVMSPSGDIAAQQRDLIVISTILMLIIIVPVIFLTFFFAWRYRESNRSAHYDPEWHHSTALEVVIWTAPLLIIIALGAITWVNTHKLDPYRSLDRIDSGRAVAAGTKPLTIEVVALDWKWLFFYPDYGIATVNELAAPVDMPIEFKITASSVMNSFYIPALAGMIYAMPGMQTRLNAVINRPGEYEGISSNFSGEGFSHMRFVFHGVDAEGFESWINRVKQHGTPLNRDTYLKLEKPSSREPVRYFGAVENGLFEAVLNMCVRPGQMCMSEMMHIDKMGGGGLESRQNKARLEHDNRHTTDVTPVDATDVQTSPGSMQDQGHDMHTTP, from the coding sequence ATGCACGCATTCTCGAGTTTATTGAAGAAGTCGATCGTGAGCCTGATCATTCTTTCAGCGCTCGCAGGGTGCAATATGGTCGTCATGTCACCTTCGGGCGACATTGCAGCTCAACAGCGTGATCTCATCGTTATATCGACGATATTGATGTTGATCATTATCGTACCGGTCATATTCCTCACCTTTTTCTTTGCTTGGCGCTATCGTGAGTCCAATCGGTCCGCCCATTATGATCCCGAATGGCACCATTCAACAGCTCTTGAAGTCGTGATTTGGACCGCGCCACTGCTGATTATTATAGCGCTAGGCGCGATCACGTGGGTGAACACACACAAACTTGATCCCTATCGGTCTCTTGACAGAATAGATAGCGGACGCGCTGTGGCGGCGGGAACCAAACCTCTAACCATCGAGGTTGTGGCACTCGACTGGAAATGGCTATTCTTCTATCCCGATTACGGCATTGCTACTGTCAACGAGCTGGCAGCTCCGGTCGACATGCCCATCGAGTTCAAGATTACCGCTTCATCGGTAATGAATTCGTTTTATATTCCCGCACTTGCTGGCATGATTTACGCGATGCCTGGAATGCAGACGCGGTTAAACGCTGTCATCAATCGGCCCGGTGAGTACGAGGGTATTTCCTCAAATTTCAGCGGAGAAGGTTTTTCCCATATGCGTTTCGTCTTCCATGGCGTTGATGCTGAGGGTTTCGAAAGCTGGATAAATCGCGTGAAGCAACATGGTACGCCGCTAAATCGGGACACGTATCTTAAGCTGGAAAAGCCGAGCAGTCGTGAACCTGTCCGGTACTTCGGGGCCGTAGAAAATGGCCTGTTTGAAGCCGTTCTCAACATGTGTGTGCGCCCCGGACAGATGTGCATGAGCGAAATGATGCATATCGACAAAATGGGCGGGGGTGGTCTTGAGAGTCGCCAGAACAAGGCTCGGCTCGAACACGACAATCGTCATACCACAGACGTGACGCCGGTTGACGCAACGGATGTTCAGACATCACCCGGTTCTATGCAGGATCAGGGTCATGACATGCATACCACGCCTTAG
- a CDS encoding MFS transporter, whose product MSSSATPSSSGLERDARRIHRDGKPLSPGNVAIGVVIGRTSEFFDFFVYGLGSVLVFPKLIFPFAPDAVTATLMSFAIFSLAFIARPIGSFVFMWIDREYGRGTKLTLALLILGGSTASIAFLPGFETIGYWAVALLALFRLGQGFALGGAWDGLASLLSLSSPPNRRGWYAMIPQLGAPIGFALASILFAYFVHNLSEADFLAWGWRYPFFVAFAINVVALFARLRIVASNEFGAAMESQELQARPVFEMLSKHSIDVVLGAFVPLASFAMFHLVTIFPLSWVLLSGAQPVERFLWVQVIGALIGIIGIVLSGFIADRIGRRKELMFGAILIAIFSFSAPFLLDAGSRGQDAYILIGFGVLGLTFGQSSGAVSSRFTQYYRYTGAALTSDLAWLVGAAFAPLVALGLASSLGIIFIGGYLISGAICTLTALSLSRVLDQN is encoded by the coding sequence ATGAGTTCGTCCGCTACGCCTTCCTCTTCCGGTCTCGAAAGAGACGCGCGCCGTATCCATCGGGACGGCAAGCCCCTGTCACCAGGAAACGTCGCCATTGGCGTCGTCATAGGACGTACGTCGGAATTTTTCGATTTCTTCGTTTACGGACTTGGCTCAGTCCTCGTTTTTCCCAAACTGATTTTTCCCTTCGCGCCTGACGCGGTGACAGCGACCTTGATGTCTTTTGCCATCTTTTCACTGGCATTTATCGCCCGGCCAATCGGGTCTTTCGTCTTTATGTGGATCGATCGAGAATACGGACGAGGGACAAAGCTCACCCTTGCTCTACTCATCTTGGGCGGTTCAACGGCTTCGATTGCTTTTCTTCCAGGCTTCGAAACGATCGGATACTGGGCGGTCGCATTACTTGCCCTCTTTAGACTCGGTCAAGGTTTTGCGCTTGGGGGGGCGTGGGACGGCCTCGCTTCACTGCTAAGCCTGAGTTCTCCGCCCAATCGACGCGGTTGGTATGCGATGATACCTCAGCTTGGAGCACCTATCGGGTTTGCTCTTGCGAGTATTCTCTTTGCCTACTTCGTGCATAATCTCAGTGAAGCTGATTTTCTGGCGTGGGGATGGCGTTATCCGTTCTTTGTAGCATTTGCAATCAACGTGGTTGCGCTATTTGCGCGACTTCGCATTGTTGCTAGTAATGAGTTCGGTGCGGCGATGGAATCGCAAGAGCTACAGGCACGCCCTGTCTTCGAGATGCTTAGCAAGCATAGTATTGATGTGGTGCTCGGCGCTTTTGTGCCGCTGGCCAGTTTTGCAATGTTCCATCTCGTCACAATCTTTCCGCTGAGTTGGGTTCTTCTTTCTGGCGCCCAGCCAGTTGAACGTTTCTTGTGGGTGCAAGTCATCGGTGCACTAATCGGTATCATCGGTATCGTTTTGTCTGGATTCATTGCTGACCGGATTGGGCGCCGTAAAGAGCTGATGTTTGGTGCAATTCTCATAGCAATATTCAGCTTTTCAGCGCCGTTTTTGCTTGACGCCGGGAGTCGCGGGCAAGATGCTTACATTCTGATTGGCTTTGGCGTGCTGGGTTTGACATTTGGCCAGTCGTCCGGTGCAGTCTCTTCGCGTTTCACTCAGTATTATCGATACACAGGTGCCGCCTTAACATCAGATCTTGCATGGCTCGTTGGAGCGGCATTTGCGCCTTTGGTCGCGCTTGGTCTCGCAAGCAGTCTCGGTATCATTTTCATTGGTGGATACCTGATATCGGGCGCCATCTGTACTCTTACAGCGCTTAGCTTGTCGCGTGTTCTCGATCAGAATTGA
- a CDS encoding acetamidase/formamidase family protein yields the protein MADGNFSSAKRSIVVDGFTNSVLDPHEPMLGPLQSGGTIIANTAPGCWGPMITPRLRGGHEVTKPVFIDGAEVGDGVIIRIRDISVTSLATASGHDTVSNQFCLGDPFVAARCPTCDEVWPETHIEGVGQDSVRCNKCGEAIKPFTMEHGYTVVFDDTQSVGVTLPQDAARKIAENADHYASLPDNSVQHSILNYAPSDLIGAIVRMRPFLGQLGTTPSIAMPDSHNAGDFGSFLVGAPHNYALTPAQLLEHKTDGHMDIDAVRAGAVLVCPVKVNGAGVYMGDMHASQGDGEIAGHTMDVAGSVTLQVEVLKKYNNDGPVLFPLLEDLPPLARPFTDEEKLKASKLAKHWGVERTEEVAPISVIGTAQNMNAAIVNGLERASNLLDMTVAEVRNRATVNGAIEIGRDPGVIQVTFLAPLKKLDAAGLGDIARKQYSL from the coding sequence ATGGCGGATGGCAACTTTTCTAGCGCTAAGCGCAGTATTGTGGTTGATGGTTTCACCAATAGTGTTCTGGACCCGCACGAGCCCATGCTTGGTCCTTTGCAAAGCGGCGGCACAATCATAGCCAACACCGCCCCGGGTTGCTGGGGACCAATGATAACTCCCCGGTTGCGTGGTGGTCATGAGGTGACAAAGCCTGTTTTCATTGATGGCGCCGAGGTCGGTGATGGCGTCATTATTCGTATTCGGGACATTTCTGTCACGTCGTTAGCGACAGCTTCCGGCCATGACACAGTGTCTAACCAGTTTTGCTTGGGCGACCCCTTTGTGGCCGCACGATGCCCCACATGTGACGAAGTTTGGCCTGAAACACACATTGAAGGCGTTGGACAAGATTCTGTCCGCTGTAATAAATGTGGAGAAGCCATAAAGCCATTTACGATGGAGCATGGCTACACTGTTGTTTTTGATGACACCCAATCGGTAGGCGTAACGCTGCCGCAAGATGCGGCCCGAAAAATCGCCGAAAATGCAGATCATTATGCATCGTTGCCGGACAACTCGGTACAGCATTCCATACTGAATTACGCTCCTTCTGACCTTATTGGCGCCATCGTTCGAATGCGGCCATTTTTGGGTCAGCTCGGCACGACCCCGTCGATCGCGATGCCCGATTCCCACAATGCAGGTGATTTCGGTTCATTCCTCGTCGGAGCCCCTCACAATTACGCGCTCACCCCAGCGCAGCTTCTAGAACATAAAACAGACGGCCACATGGATATCGATGCTGTTCGTGCGGGTGCGGTGCTAGTCTGCCCGGTCAAAGTTAACGGCGCTGGCGTTTATATGGGTGACATGCACGCGTCGCAGGGCGATGGAGAAATTGCTGGTCACACGATGGACGTCGCAGGGAGTGTGACGCTTCAGGTCGAAGTCTTAAAAAAATATAATAATGATGGTCCCGTACTGTTTCCGCTGCTGGAAGACCTGCCCCCTTTGGCCCGTCCATTTACCGATGAAGAAAAGCTGAAGGCTTCCAAGCTGGCGAAACATTGGGGCGTGGAGCGAACTGAAGAGGTGGCGCCGATATCTGTCATTGGAACAGCGCAGAACATGAATGCCGCTATCGTCAATGGCCTGGAGCGAGCGTCCAACCTTCTTGACATGACGGTTGCCGAGGTGCGTAATCGCGCAACGGTAAATGGAGCGATCGAGATTGGACGTGACCCGGGTGTCATTCAGGTTACTTTTCTTGCACCCTTGAAGAAGCTGGATGCGGCTGGTCTCGGAGATATTGCTCGCAAGCAATATAGCCTCTGA
- a CDS encoding c-type cytochrome, which translates to MARGPFSSDFRYRDVAVLSPTVAFRTFSTMVRLIHAKQNAETFTRLTIGARCASETLTIQSEQIVPMKTFVLTTGLFAFTVGWPSLPNAQDIDHGKMVFQARCRSCHVLDGERNLIGPHLKSVLNRKAGTVPDFIYSSAMREAGANGLIWDEQTLRAFVSSPRDVVPNTKMRFWGLWASEVDDLIAYLIASGSE; encoded by the coding sequence ATGGCGCGTGGACCTTTTTCTTCAGACTTTCGCTACAGAGATGTCGCCGTTCTGTCGCCGACCGTTGCCTTTCGAACGTTCAGCACAATGGTAAGGTTGATTCACGCTAAGCAAAATGCTGAAACTTTCACTCGGTTAACTATTGGTGCGCGATGCGCGTCAGAAACGCTAACCATTCAATCAGAACAAATTGTGCCCATGAAAACGTTCGTCCTCACAACTGGTCTGTTTGCCTTCACTGTTGGATGGCCGTCACTGCCCAATGCGCAGGACATTGATCATGGCAAAATGGTTTTCCAGGCGCGATGTCGATCATGCCATGTTCTTGATGGCGAAAGAAATTTAATCGGTCCCCATCTGAAGTCTGTTCTGAACAGAAAAGCAGGTACTGTACCGGACTTTATCTATTCTTCCGCTATGCGTGAGGCCGGAGCGAATGGCTTAATCTGGGACGAGCAGACTTTGCGAGCATTTGTGAGCAGTCCAAGGGACGTGGTTCCCAATACCAAGATGAGGTTTTGGGGGCTTTGGGCATCTGAAGTTGATGATCTGATCGCCTATTTGATCGCAAGCGGATCTGAATAG
- a CDS encoding SOS response-associated peptidase family protein: MCDLYDITTAHETFRHLFPQSCDMTNRVDPQLDVYPNYPAPALRNLSGSEHELTHLRWGMQTPPIYVKGEAAKPLHWFAHNEEKPLFAFTGIWTTWDGARKKKEGPVEDDIFAFLTTEPNAVVMPVHPKAMPVSLCTVEEIDTWSRAPWNEPKQMQKPLPDADLIDLTPSNDNKEVQASLF; this comes from the coding sequence ATGTGCGATCTCTATGATATAACGACGGCTCATGAGACCTTTCGCCATCTCTTTCCCCAGTCTTGTGACATGACAAACCGTGTTGATCCGCAGTTAGACGTCTATCCAAACTATCCAGCCCCGGCTTTGCGAAATCTATCAGGTAGTGAACACGAGCTTACACATCTTCGATGGGGAATGCAGACGCCGCCTATCTACGTCAAAGGTGAAGCTGCCAAGCCGCTGCATTGGTTTGCTCACAACGAAGAAAAGCCGCTCTTTGCATTTACCGGCATCTGGACAACTTGGGACGGTGCGAGGAAGAAAAAAGAAGGCCCGGTTGAGGACGATATCTTTGCCTTTTTGACCACAGAGCCTAACGCGGTGGTAATGCCGGTCCATCCCAAAGCAATGCCTGTAAGCCTGTGCACGGTCGAGGAAATCGATACATGGTCGCGAGCACCGTGGAATGAACCCAAGCAAATGCAAAAGCCGTTGCCCGATGCTGACTTGATCGACCTGACGCCGAGTAATGACAATAAAGAAGTGCAAGCAAGCCTGTTTTGA
- a CDS encoding TerC family protein, with the protein MQFLAEHLAFLSTPGGWAALITLVTMEVVLGIDNLIFISILTNKLPAHLQSKARRIGIGAALVLRLALLFTISVIVQLTQPVFEAFGHGFSWRDIILIAGGLFLVWKATKEIHHTVDPHDGKEGIGGKVVQLTMGAAIVQILILDLVFSVDSIITAVGMTDEIAIMVIAVLAAVTVMLLAADPLSRFIAANPTIVMLALGFLLLIGTTLIADGFGFHVPKGYIYAAMGFSALVEALNMLARRRKKVH; encoded by the coding sequence ATGCAGTTTCTAGCCGAACATCTTGCATTCTTGTCGACGCCTGGAGGGTGGGCTGCACTTATTACCCTTGTCACCATGGAAGTTGTTCTGGGAATCGATAACCTCATTTTCATCTCTATTCTTACGAACAAGTTGCCGGCGCATCTTCAATCAAAAGCTCGACGGATCGGTATTGGGGCGGCACTAGTCTTGCGGCTCGCATTATTGTTTACAATTTCCGTCATTGTTCAGCTCACCCAGCCCGTTTTTGAGGCATTTGGGCACGGTTTTTCCTGGCGAGACATTATTCTGATCGCAGGTGGTTTGTTTCTGGTCTGGAAAGCGACCAAGGAAATCCACCACACGGTAGATCCGCACGACGGGAAGGAAGGCATCGGCGGAAAGGTCGTACAGCTTACAATGGGTGCAGCGATCGTACAGATACTGATCTTGGATCTGGTATTCTCGGTCGACTCTATCATCACTGCTGTTGGCATGACCGACGAAATAGCGATCATGGTAATTGCTGTCCTCGCCGCAGTCACCGTAATGCTTCTTGCGGCCGACCCGCTATCGCGGTTCATAGCAGCTAATCCCACGATCGTGATGCTGGCGCTTGGTTTCTTGTTATTGATCGGCACGACCTTGATCGCAGATGGCTTTGGCTTCCATGTCCCGAAAGGCTACATCTATGCGGCTATGGGCTTCTCAGCTCTGGTGGAAGCACTGAACATGTTGGCGCGACGCAGAAAGAAGGTTCATTAA
- a CDS encoding transglutaminase family protein, whose translation MLIRVGYEIAVEVAAPTAVYSYLNVHPEHRQDVIWSSFGQPNASPFKDIHGNECQRLLMEPGETVFKYDAVVKVSGAPDFFDDDADQLNPNDLPMECLPYLLGSRYCETDRLSQIAWKRFGDITKGAHRVRAICDFVNSYLTFSYGYARSTRTALEAYEERVGVCRDFAHLAITLCRALNIPARYVNGFMGDIGVAPDPSPMDYNAWVEVFLDGRWFTVDARHNQPRIGRIVVARGRDASDIPLFSTFGPHQLNRFEVWTEECDGKQTTMQRQGPAVRTSSRYGPAGRSPLDLGVGSFVHAMI comes from the coding sequence ATGCTCATTCGCGTTGGTTACGAAATTGCTGTTGAAGTTGCAGCCCCGACTGCAGTCTATTCATATCTCAACGTTCACCCCGAGCATCGCCAAGATGTGATTTGGTCAAGTTTTGGCCAGCCCAACGCCTCACCTTTCAAGGATATACACGGCAACGAGTGCCAACGGCTTCTTATGGAACCTGGTGAAACAGTATTCAAATACGATGCGGTGGTGAAAGTTAGTGGTGCTCCCGACTTCTTCGACGATGATGCGGATCAGTTAAATCCGAATGACCTGCCGATGGAGTGTCTCCCTTATCTTTTAGGAAGTCGCTATTGCGAAACCGACCGTTTATCTCAGATCGCCTGGAAACGCTTTGGCGATATAACAAAAGGTGCGCATCGAGTGCGGGCCATCTGTGATTTTGTGAACAGCTACCTCACTTTTTCATATGGCTATGCGCGCTCGACCCGTACCGCCTTGGAAGCATATGAGGAGCGTGTAGGCGTCTGTCGAGACTTCGCCCATCTCGCCATCACGCTGTGTCGGGCGCTCAATATCCCGGCGCGGTATGTGAATGGTTTCATGGGAGATATTGGTGTGGCACCCGATCCTTCTCCGATGGATTACAACGCCTGGGTTGAGGTTTTCCTCGATGGACGTTGGTTCACCGTTGATGCACGCCATAATCAACCACGGATTGGCCGGATAGTTGTCGCGCGTGGTCGCGACGCAAGCGATATCCCATTGTTTTCAACTTTCGGCCCGCATCAACTCAACAGATTTGAGGTCTGGACTGAAGAGTGTGATGGAAAACAGACAACCATGCAACGACAGGGTCCAGCAGTTCGAACATCAAGTCGCTACGGGCCAGCAGGTCGCTCGCCATTGGATCTGGGTGTAGGCTCATTTGTGCACGCCATGATTTGA
- a CDS encoding HipA domain-containing protein, with translation MQAIGRSCEPFKPGHFEIDFLGNKNEVGRTVRLGQESLVSAIGVFDFGHLGTHEAYIDVLRRNSADPFADIAEYVKRDVANLALGNPDNHGRNSALSKHQDGAIRLSPLFDFAPMRLAKEGIVRSTRWEMMRDRGRDHFPDWKQAYTEVLPDPAEQKALAAALCEFSENLIQVPAMAKEMGASPDILDWAMGRCIAIATSVLETCQ, from the coding sequence TTGCAAGCAATTGGTCGGTCTTGCGAGCCTTTCAAGCCAGGACATTTCGAGATTGACTTTCTCGGGAATAAAAATGAAGTGGGAAGAACGGTCCGACTGGGTCAAGAAAGCCTTGTATCCGCGATCGGCGTTTTCGATTTCGGCCACCTAGGCACACACGAGGCTTATATCGACGTACTGCGCCGAAATTCTGCCGATCCTTTCGCGGATATTGCTGAGTACGTGAAGCGCGATGTAGCCAACCTGGCGCTCGGCAATCCCGACAATCATGGCCGCAATTCCGCCTTGAGCAAGCATCAGGATGGGGCAATTCGCCTTTCTCCGCTCTTTGATTTCGCACCAATGCGGCTTGCCAAGGAGGGTATCGTTCGCTCCACGCGATGGGAAATGATGCGGGATCGTGGTCGCGACCATTTTCCCGATTGGAAGCAGGCTTATACTGAAGTTTTGCCCGATCCTGCTGAGCAGAAAGCACTTGCGGCTGCGCTTTGCGAATTTTCGGAAAATCTGATCCAGGTGCCAGCTATGGCGAAAGAGATGGGAGCGTCTCCAGATATTCTGGATTGGGCGATGGGACGCTGCATCGCGATAGCAACCAGCGTTTTAGAGACATGTCAATGA
- a CDS encoding helix-turn-helix domain-containing protein, whose product MARWKKPTKYEIFENRRTLAERARTGDLKLPEAVADIRKGFGMTQEEFAKMLTLTRLQVAEIEAGSANPTLETLEKIGRLFGFSVGFVAK is encoded by the coding sequence ATGGCTCGATGGAAGAAGCCGACGAAATACGAGATTTTTGAAAACCGGCGAACCCTGGCAGAACGTGCTCGAACAGGTGATTTAAAGCTGCCTGAGGCGGTTGCAGACATCCGCAAAGGTTTCGGCATGACGCAAGAGGAATTCGCTAAAATGCTCACTCTAACGCGGCTACAAGTTGCCGAGATCGAAGCGGGCAGCGCAAACCCAACGCTCGAAACATTGGAAAAGATAGGCCGACTGTTCGGATTCAGTGTTGGTTTTGTGGCCAAGTAG